Part of the Terriglobia bacterium genome, CAGCTTGGCCTTGCCGCTGACCTCGCCGACGTTAATGCTGCCGCCGCCGGTGGAGACGTACAGTTCCGAGCCGCACTGCTGTACCTGCACGCTGCCGCCGCCCGTGGATACCGTCACCGCTTGCGATGCTCCTCCGACGCTGATGCTGCCGCCGCCGGTGCTGGCGTTGACCTTGCCCTTCGAACCCGTGATCTTGATGCTGCCGCCCCCGGTGCGCAGGCTCAGCATATTGGTGGAGTTGGCCGCCTCGATGCTGCCGCCGCCAGTGTCGGCGGTAATCTCCCCGGCGATATCGCCCAGCGAGATGCTTCCGCCCCCCGAATGGGCCGTCACCCGTCCTGACAGGTTATGCAGGCTCAGGCTGCCGCCTTCGGTGTCGGCGCGCACCTGCTGCAGGTCGCGCGGAACCTGGACGTGGAACTCCACCGACAAGCGACCGTGGCGCCGTTCCGTGGTGCCTTCGATCACGGCGGCGTCGCCGCGTTTGGCGGCGCTGACGCCGAAACCCGCCAGGTCGCGCCGGGCGGCCTCTTCCGAGCCGCCGTGGATGCGCTTGCGGATGGTGTAGGTCACGTCATTCTGGGTTCCGCCCTGCACCGTGATCGCGCCCATGTCGGTGTTCACCCGCAAGGAGGCCGGAGCCGGCATGCTGCCGGTGATCTCC contains:
- a CDS encoding DUF4097 domain-containing protein; translated protein: MKRIPKFALLAATIVIAALPVFAQTSNSSSRIYRDGNAWVEEITGSMPAPASLRVNTDMGAITVQGGTQNDVTYTIRKRIHGGSEEAARRDLAGFGVSAAKRGDAAVIEGTTERRHGRLSVEFHVQVPRDLQQVRADTEGGSLSLHNLSGRVTAHSGGGSISLGDIAGEITADTGGGSIEAANSTNMLSLRTGGGSIKITGSKGKVNASTGGGSISVGGASQAVTVSTGGGSVQVQQCGSELYVSTGGGSINVGEVSGKAKLITGGGSIKLTSASGPVVANTGGGGIELYKLMQGARAETGAGPITVEFLGMGTDSTLRTSVGDVIVYVGPQVKLTVKAELDMANGHQIRSDFPDLKITTDGGNYGPKNYYAQGSLNGGGSVLKVRTMSGNIEFRRAK